The stretch of DNA GACAGCAAAATACGGGCGGTCGTGGTTTGTCCAAACGGATTGTCAGTTTCAAAGCTGATGAGACAAACACTTCAAACCATTTTTCCGGAGTTTTTATTTTGGGATTCTCTATCGATCAGAGAATTTCAGCAGTATACGCGCGAGTACGAATTGGTTTTTGCCCCGCATGTACTGCTGACGGATAAACCCCTGTTTATTGTAAAGCAGCTGCCGACGGAAGAAGAGAAAATGCAGCTTAGGAAACGGGTGATGCAGGAGTTATATGGATATGTGCCATCCGCCCTGAATGTGGAAGAAATTTTTTCAATTATTCACAAGTATGGCCAGATCAAAGACGAAAAAAAGCTAAAAAAAGAATTACAGACACTGCTCGAGGCGAAGCAGGCAGGGGCAGGAATTCAAACGCTGAAAAAACAGGAGCGGCTGGACTTGACCCATTTTATCAACGAAAGCACGCTGACCATTGTCCCGTCTGTGTCCGATTGGAAAGAAGCCATCCGTCTGGCCGCAGCTCCGCTCGTTCAAGCCGGGAAAATCGAGCCGGAATACACAGAAGCGATGATCAAAGAACACAACTACGAAAATCCTTATATGGTTTTGGGAAAACATGTCGCTATCCCTCATGCGAGCCCGGAAAAAGGCGTGCACGAAACAGCGATGGGCCTGCTGTGCATCGAGGATGGTGTGCCATTTTCAGACCATTTTCATATTCATTTAGTGGTCGTGATCGCGGCAAAAGACAAAGAAAAGCATATTCGAGCATTGTTTCAGCTTTCACAGCTGGCGCTTGAGCACGAAGAAGTTCAGCGAATAGCAAAAGCAAAAAGCAAAGCGGACGCTGCCGGGAGAATTAAAATGTGTATAGAAAAGGGTGAGCAAAATGGACAGTCACATTACCTTAACGAAACAGCTGATTGAACTTCAAGCAAATCACCGCTCAAGCTCAGCTGTTATTGAGCACTTGTTTGAAAAACTGCATACACACCAGTATGTAAAGGAATCTTTTTTAGAAGCCGTGTTGAAGAGGGAGGAAATCTACCCGACCGGATTGCCGCTTTCAAAAATGGGTGTGGCCATTCCGCACACGGACTCAGAGCATGTGTTAAAGCCGGCTATCGCGGTCAGTGTCCTGCAAAACCCGGTTGTATTCAATATGATGGGCAGCCCGGACACACAAATTAGTGTCGATATTGTACTGATGCTGGCAATCTCTGATCCGAAAAAGCAGCTGGCCATGCTGCAGCGGCTGATGAATGTTTTTCAGGATGAACAAGCGATGGAAGCCATTAAAAATGCCGAGGCAGAAGAAAAAATTGTCGAGCTGCTGAATAATAAATTGCAGCTTATCGAAATAAAGTAAGGTGAAAGCGCTTTAATCTCATATTAATCAGGGGGTGTAAACATGATTAAAGATGTTGTGGATTTTGTATTAGATTTAGGGCCATCCATTATGCTTCCCATTATTATGCTTGCGTTTGGACTTATTTTAAAACAGGGATTTAATAAGTCGTTCCGAGCGGCTTTAACCATCGGTATCGGCTTCGTCGGAATTAATCTTGTGATTGGTCTGCTTATGGAAGCGCTCGGGCCTGCCACACAAGCCATGGTCAAATCATTAGGGCTCAGCCTAGACATCCTGGATGTCGGCTGGCCGATCGGCGCGGCTATTTCATTCGGTACACCGGTGGCCCCGCTTATGATTCCGCTTATTCTCATATTGAATGTAATTATGCTTTCGTTAAACTGGACGAAAACATTGAATGTCGATATTTGGAATTTCTGGCACCTTATTTTCGCCGCTTCTATTGCGTACTATGCGTACGACAATATGCTGCTCGCTATTGTAGTCGGCCTGGTTGTTTCCGCGATTACCTTGAAACTGGCGGACTGGACGGCTCCGACAATCGAGCATCACTTCGGGTTGAAGGGTGTATCGATGGCCCATTCCGAAACCGTTAACTTTGCACCACTCATGTATGCATCTAACCGAGTCATTGACAAAATACCTGGACTGAATAAGCTGCATGCCGATCCTGAAACCTTGAAAAAACGCTTTGGTATTTTCGGCGAACCGCTTGTTATGGGGCTTGTGCTGGGGATGTTAATTGGCCTTCTTGGCGGATATGACGCGAAAGGCGTTCTGACGCTGGGCGTGCAAATGTCAGCTGTCCTCATTTTAATGCCGCGAATGGTTGCCCTGCTGATGGAAGGGCTTATCCCGATCTCGGAAGGCGCGCGCGATTATATTAACCGGAAATTTCCCGGGAAAAACGTGTACATTGGGCTTGATACAGCCATCGTCATCGGGCACCCGGCTAATATGGCTGTAGCGCTTTTAATGGTTCCGATCACAATCCTGCTGGCAGTGATTCTGCCTTACAACAACATGCTTCCATTTGCTGATTTATCCGTGCTTCCATTTACCGTTGTCTGGGCAGTTGCTGCTGCTAGAGGCAATATTATTCGCGGATTAATTAACAGTATCTTTACGCTGATGATTGTGTTCTTTTTGGCAACAAACCTGGCAGATCTTGCAACGACGATGGGACGTGCAGTCGGCTTTGCTTTCCCTGAAGGGGCCACATTAATTTCGGGGATTGACCTTGGATCACACGTTCTTCCATGGATTATCCTTCGCCTGCTTGATCCGTCTAATCCTTATTTCTTTGCCGCAATCGGCGCAGCCGTTGTGTACGCCTCGCTTTGGTACTGGGTACGCAACGATATCCGCAAGCAGTACGCCAAGGAAATGGGCCTTGATGCACAGCCCGAAAATGGAGCAGATAAAAAACTTGAAAACATTAATTAATTATTAGGGGGAATAAAGAATGGCAAAAAAAATATTGGTTTCATGCGGAACAGCAGTCGCTACGTCAACGGTTGTCGCTAAAAAAGTAGAAGAGACATTGAAAAACAAAGGGTATGACGTCGTTGTCGAGCAATGTAAAGCATCAGAGGTTCCTTATAAAGCAGCAGGTGCCGATGTGATTGTCACGACTACACCAATCAGCGATGCGGGAAGCACGCCTGTTATTCAAACCATTTCTTTTCTAACAGGTGTTGGAATCGACGCAGATATCGAAAAAATTATTCAGTACTTGGGATAAAAAGGCGGAGGGGGAACTCTCCCCTCTTCTTATGATGCGATGGGGGAGGTGTTTTCGATGTCTATTTACACGTACAGCAGATTATCAAAAAACATGACAATCTTTTTGCCAGTGCTGGTTATGGCTGGCCTTTTCGTCTGGGCCATCTATGGATTGCTGTCAGAAAACAGGTTTCCGTTAAATGAGCTGATTCTATATACAATGCCGGTGCTTCTTTTGTCTTCTTTTATCGGGCTTCACAATCCATCGAGTGTAAAAGTGACCGACCAGTCGATTACCTTCAGCGGCTTTGGCCGAAGCCACACGTACACATGGGAAGAAGCGGGTGTTATTTTTATCCGGAAGTATGAGTATGTGGGAAAGACGTTTATCCGGCTTGGCAAGCCGCGCATTTTAGGCGGCAGATACTGGATTACACATGAAATGAATGACTATAAGGAGCTCCTCAGCCTTTTAGAACAGAAAAGCCAAAAGGACGTGAAAAGAGCATGAAGGCATCCGTTTTCTATGATAAACAAACCATTCAATACGAACAGCGGGCCATTCCGGAAATAGGACCTGGAGAAGTGCTGTTAAAAATGGAAGTGTGCGGACTGTGCGGCACGGATATTCACAAGGTGCTTGACGAATCCGTACCAGAATCAAGCATTCTCGGCCATGAAGTATCCGGTACGATTGTCCAAACAGGACAAGGGGTTTCGAATTTTAAAGAAGGAGACAGGGTATTCGTGGCCCATCATGTACCTTGTTTTACATGCCATTACTGCCAGCGGAAAATGTATACCCTGTGCAGGCAGTTTAAAGAAACCAACCTGGATCCAGGAGGCTTCTCCGAATACATTCGTGTACCAGAGCTTCACGTTAAGCACACGGTGGGAAAACTGCCAGACAGCGTCACCTTTGAAGAAGGAGCACTTGTCGAACCCGTGGCCTGCTGCCTGCACGGATTTGAATCAATTCAAGTCAAGCCGGGAGACTCGCTTCTTATTTTAGGGGCCGGCCAAATTGGCTGTCTGCAGGTTCAAATTGCCCGTCATCTTTTAGCCGGACAAATCATTGTCAGTGATATTAATCCCTATCGGCTTGAACAGTCTCTTCAGTTTGGTGCAGATCGTGCGGTTAACAGTAAAGAGGAAGATCTGCTGGATACGGTGATGCGTTTGACGAACGGAAACGGAGCAGACCACGTAATTATCTCTGCAGGGATAGGCAGCCTGCTTCCTCAAGCAATGGAATGCGTGCGAAGAGGCGGCACGATTCTTGTTTTTGCTCCGTTTAAAAAGGAGTTCGTACAGATACCAGCTGAACGATTTTTTAATGATGAAATTAAAATAATCGGCTCTTATTCATCCAACCCTTATAACTATGAAAGTGCACTTCGAATGATTCAACAAGGGATCATTCAAGCAGATAAAATGGTGACCCATCGTTTTCCGCTTTCACAGCTGCATGAAGCGATTCGCTGTGCACACGATCCGAATGAAAAAGTGCTCAAGGTACTCATTACCCCTTCATAAGGAGAAGTGTTATGAATATTACATTGCAGGAAAAAACGGTACTGCTGATTGGAGGAATCAGCCCAATCAATCAAGCACTTTGTGAAGCACTCGCTGAAGCAGGTGCAAAAGTGTGGCATCAAGTGTTTCAAGAAAAAGAAACCGTGATGAGCCCCTCCAGCAAAGTGATTGCAGCGGATGTCCGGCAGCCGAGCAAAGTGAAAAAACTGGCAGAATGTATTTTGGAAAAAGATAAAAAGATTGATATTTTAATTCATTCTTTTCCAGCCCCTCCAGCCCGGTCTTTTTTGGAGACGGATCCAGAAGAATGGCTGTCTTTGTTCCAATACCATGTGGATGTGCCTTTTCTGATGTGCCGGGAAATCATGCCGCACATGGCAAAAGCACACGGCGGCATTGTAATCAATATTTCATCATCCGCAGCAGTGACAGGTGAAGGGGGTCCTCCTTTTGCCGCGGCAAGCAGCACATTACAATCGATGACGCGCGGCCTGGCCCGTGAGTATAAGGAGCAAAACGTACGTGTCAGCGGCATAGCACCTGCTCTGTTGGCAAAGGAAGAAAAAGAAAATGAGCAGGTCATTTCTTCAACCGTTGCCATGACGCTGCTGCTTTGTTCAGACTATGGAGGCTATATAAGCGGCGAATCGATTCTCATTGATGGAGGGAAAAGTGTTGGATAATGTACTCATCATTGGAGGTGCTGCAGGCATTGGACACCAGATTGCTTTAGACTTTGCCGAAAAAGGATGCTGTACAGCTGTGGCGGATATTGACCAGTCAGCTCTAACAGACATGACCCAGCAAAATCAAATACATGGATTTAAAGCAGATGTCAGCTCATGGGAAAGCGTCTCGGAAATGATCGAACAAGTTATCGATAAGATAGGAAGCATTGATACGCTTGTGTTTTCGGCAGGCATAACGAAAAAAGGGAAGCTGGAAGAAACAAACTGGGCTTTATGGCAAAAAACAATGGCGGTTAACTTACATGGTCTGTTTTTCAGCATCAAAGCCGCCGCACCGCACATGATAGGCAGAAAAAAAGGAAAAATCGTTATTATCGGCTCTGGCTCTGCTATTACAGGATCGGGAGGAGGCATTCAATATTACGCCTCAAAAGGCGGTGCATTTGGACTTATGAGATCACTTGTGAAAGAGCTTGGAGAACACCAAATTAATATTAATGTGATCGCCCCGAGAGTCATTGAATCACAAATGCTTGATTCACTTTATCCAACGGACGAGCTAAAACAAACGGTCAGAAATAAAATCCCGATCGGAAGACTGGGCAGGCCGTCCGATATTTCTGAACTGGTGCAGTATCTTAGTTCAGCTCAAGCGGATTATATTCATGGCCAAATCTTTCTTCTTGATGGCGGAAGAACGTATCAAGGAAACTAATAAAAAGGAAACACGCTATTTTTGCAACAGGATTGAACCGTTGTAAAAATAGCGTGTTTCCTTTTGTCTGAAAATTTTTTCATAAAATCCGTGAATTACTGTTGACTTTAATTCATAGGATGGACTACAATCATTACAAAGGTAACGTATAAGAACAAATGTAAAGGGGTGATCTTCAATGTGGGGTTATCTTCTTGCGGGGTTTGTCGTTTTATGGCTGCTTCAAATTTATTTGACCATGCGTCAGATGAAGCATTATCGAATGACGATTCAACATATGAGCAGAAGAGAAAGCGGTTACTTAGGTGTTGGTGTTGAGAAAAAGAAACTTGGTTCCGGTACCGTGCTGATTCTTGTTACAAATGAACAAGGGATTGTTGAAGAATGCCGGGTAATGAGCGGTGTCACGGTTTTTGCTAAATTTAAAAAATGTAAGCGGTTTATAGGTCAGCATATTTCCGTACTGCATGATGAACAATGGGAAAAGTCGCTCGAAATGGCCACTGATAAAATTAAACAGCAAATGAATACGGCTGTAACCGTTTAACTTTCATTATACAAGAAAGAGGAGGGAATGTAAGATGGACTTTTTGGTAAAATTTGCAGAAGGATTTATCGGGATGTTCGAAAAAGGTGGAGAAACCTTTATGGGCATGTTTACCGGTATCATTCCGACACTCATTTGTTTGATTCTTGCTGTAAACGCTTTAATTAAAATTATCGGGGAAGAACGGATTGACCGCTTCGCCCGTAAAACAACGAAAAATATTATTTTACGCTATACGCTGTTTCCACTCCTAGCTGTCTTCTTTTTAACAAACCCGATGGCTTATACATTCGGGAAGTTCCTGCCAGAGCGTCAGAAACCAGCTTTCTATGATTCAGCTGTTTCACTCGTCCATCCGATCACAGGGTTGTTCCCGCACGCCAATGCGGCAGAGCTGTTCGTGTACATGGGAATTGCCCAGGGAATTACGACGCTTGGCCTTTCAACGGGACCACTAGCGATCCGGTTTTTCCTTGTCGGCATGATTGTCATTTTAATCCGCGGGATTTTAACAGAACGTATTACCATTGCGATGATGAAACGCCAGGGTATTTCCATAACGGACTAATGAAGAGAGGGGGAGAAGCAGATGTCTGAAAATCAAGCAGTAAATCCACAGTATAAAGCAGTCAAAATTACCAAAGGCAGCAACGGATGGGGAGGGCCGCTTGTCATCCAGCCGGATGAGCAGAAAAAGTATGTCGTATCCGTTACTGGCGGAGGCATTCACCCGGTTGCCCAGCGCATTGCAGATTTAACCGGTGCACAGGCCGTCGACGGCTTTAAAACATCGATTGAAAAAGACGAAATGGCCTGCGTTTTAATTGACTGCGGCGGTACAGCACGCTGCGGTGTGTATCCGAAAATGGGTGTGCTGACGATCAACCTGACGCCCACATCTCCATCCGGGCCATTAATGAAGTTTATTAAGGAAGACAATTTTGTTTCCGGTGTAAGAGAGCCGGACATTCAGCCGGCAGGCGGAGAAGCAGCACCGTCCGTTACTGCGGCAGCACATCCGAAAAATGCCCAGCAGCTGAAAGCAGAAGCGCGCGAAAAAGTCGCACAGATGAAAACCAGCAGCGGTGAACCGCGCAAGCAGAACATCATTGAAAAGCTGGGCCGTTCGATGGGCGGCGTGATCGGGGTGCTGTACCAGGCAGCACGGGAAACGATTGAGCAGGTATTGAAAAACATCATCCCATTTATGGCGCTTGTCAGCACCTTGATCGGGATTATTCTGTACACAGGTATCGGTGATGTTATTGCCAACTTTGTATCGCCGCTTGCCGGTAATATCTTCGGGCTTCTCGTTCTGTCGGTGATTTGTGCCGTACCGATCCTGTCACCGCTGCTCGGGCCGGGTGCCGTGATTGCCCAGGTCGTTGGTGTACTCGTCGGGGTGGAGATCGGCAAAGGGAATATCCCGCCAAGCCTCGCTCTTCCGGCCCTGTTTGCGATTAACCCGCAGGTAGGCGCAGATTTTGTGCCAGTAGGATTAACACTTGGGGAAGCAAAACCGGAAACAGTAGAAGTTGGGGTGCCGGCTGTTTTAATGTCACGTTTAATTACAGGGCCGCTTGCGGTCGTGATTGCATACTTCTTTAGCTTTGGCTTATACGAATAATAGGAGGGGTCACTTTGAGTGTACTTGGAGGCGTAAAAATGAAAACGATTTATCAGTCAACTGTTACAGAGCTTGGTGCAGACGTGGAGATGTTTGCGGAAGAAAAAATGCTGATTATTTTCAATGAAAGCGCACCGAAAGACCTGCGTGACATCGCGGTTGTGCACAGCATTGCGCCGCTTGAAGGTGTGATTGAAGCGGGCGATATTCTGACTTTTGGCGATCAGGCGTACAAGGTGACGTTTGTAGGAGACAAAGTAAACGAAACGGTTGCAGAGCTTGGCCACTGCACAATTACGTTTAACGGAGCGGATCATGCAGACCTGCCAGGAACGCTTTGTGTAGAGGATAAAGACATGCCGGTCATCTCGGTATCAACAACGATTACATTTCAAAAGCCTGAGGGGGCCTAAACATGTTGGGACTTAACCGAAAACTGATGCAGCTTGAGAAAGAAGGAAAGGAAATTAAAGTCGGCTTGATTGGCTGCGGCCAAATGGGACGCGGCATGATTTCGCAAATTGAAAGCATGAAGGGCATGCGTGTAGCCGCGACAGCCGACTTGAAAACAGATATTATTCAAAATGCGTACATGACAGCCGGTGTGGAGCCGCAGCATATCGTTACCACAACAGAAATCGAAACAGCAGAAAAAGCATTAAGAGAAAACAAAGTGGTGGCCACTACCGATGTGTCTATGGTGATCGCGCTGCCGGGCATTGATGTTATTGTAGATGCAACAGGCATCCCAAACCTTGGTGCTGAAATTGCCTGGAAAACGATTATGAACAAAAAGCATATTGTTATGCTGAATGTAGAAGCGGATATTACAGTCGGTCCATTGCTTCATCAAATGGCAGAAGCAAGCAGCGTTGTTTATACAGGATCTGCTGGTGATGAGCCAGGCTGTATTATGGAGCTGTATGACTTTGCCGATGCGCTTGGCTTTGACATCGTCGCTCTTGGGAAAGGAAAAAACAACCCATTAAACTATGAAGCAAATCCGGATTCAGCGGCAGCAGAAGCAAAAGAAAAAGGCTCAAGCCCGAAAATGCTCGCTTCCTTCCAGGATGGAACGAAAACAATGGTTGAAATGAACGCGGTCGCAAATGCAACAGGATTTTTACCGGATAAACCGGGCATGCATGGCCCGGAAGGCACGGTGAAAGAGCTGCCGGATATTTTCCGCCTGCAGGAAGAAGGAGGCATTTTAAAAAGCAAAAAGATTGTCGACTATGTAAATGGCGTTGCGCCGGGCGTCTTTGCCATCATTTCTTCCGAAAAAGAAGAAGTAAACCATGAAATGCAGTACTTAAAAATGGGCCCGGGACCAAATTATATTCTGTTCCGCCCTTACCACTTAACGAGCTTAGAAACGCCGCTTTCAGTGGCTCGGGCCTATTTAAACCAGTCAGCCACCATCGCACCTTGGCATGGCCTGCAGGCAGAAACCGTCGCAACAGCGAAAAAAGATCTGCAGCCAGGTGACCGCCTTGACGGCATCGGCGGATTTACAGTATACGGCACGCTGTACAGCCAGGAAGAATCCAAAGCCGCCAATGCTTTCCCAATCGGACTTGTAGATCCGAATGTGGTCTTAAAACGTGCAGTGAAAAAAGGCGACATTTTAACGTATGATGATATCGAACAGGAGCGGGAGTCAACGATTTGGAAGCTGCGCTCTCTTCAAGCACAGAGCTTTTAAGGAACGAAAAGGGATGCTGCCGTATATCGGGGCATCCCTTTAATTGTTTTGAACAGCTTGGTTTACCGGTCCCCCTGATTGGCATATAATAAAGAGAGAAAGAAATAGGTGTGAAGGAGTGAGGCTTAGTGAAAATTTCCGAAATGGAAGCCGGCCTTTATTGCACGCGTTGTCATGATGAAACCATTCATCGGGTTGTGTATGTGAACAATAAAATTCAAAGCATTGAATGTGAGGAGTGCCATCGGCTGACTGGCATGAAAATCGATGCAAAAAAAGAATTATATAAAGAAATGTACGACCGTATTTCAACAAAGCCTTCACGAATGACACAGGAATATAAGCAGGACTTAAGCAAGTTTGTTTCCGGTATGCCGCTGCGGGTGATCAGCAAGCCATACAGACTCATCAAATATGTGAACGAAACGAGAAAAGTACTCAAACAGTCTAAACATTCTTAACGCAGGCGGTATGCTTTTGAAGCAGCCGCTTTTTTTGTGCTCAAAAAAGACGGCACACTTATTTGTGTCCGTCTGGTTCGATATGAATATGGGTCAAGCGGATGCCATGCTCCTGCAGCAGGGCTTCCTCTACATACTCGGTAATATCATGGCTTTCGATTACGTTTAAACCCGGGTCTACAAGAAGAACAACGTCTACAAGCGTAATGTTTCCGTGCGAGCGGGCTTTAATGCTCGGCACACCGCGGACACCCGGTACTTTTTCAACAGTTTTCTGCATCCCTTTTAATTCATCAAGGTCAAATGCATCCGTCAGGGCAAGAGATGCGTCAGAAAAAATATCCCAGGCGGTTTTTAAAATAATAAGGCCGACCACAAAAGCAGTGAGCGTATCAAGCCAGCCAAGGCCCAGGCGCGATCCGATAATCCCGACAAAGGCTCCTACGCTGACCAGAGCATCTGAACGGTTATCATGGGCAGCCGCCAAAATGGATTGGCTGTTAATTTTTTGGGCAAGCCGCCTGTTGTAGAGGTAAACGCCATACATGACCAGTGCAGCACCCAGAGCTGTCCAGGCGGTGAACATATCAGGTGCTTCATGATTCGCTTGAAACAGGGATTGTCCGGCTGTAAGCAAAACTTGAATGGCAACGGATGCCATAATAAAAGCGGCTAAAAGAGAAGCAACCGTTTCTGCGCGAAAGTGGCCGTACCGGTGATTTTCATCCGGCGGTCTACGGGCGATGCGCAGACCGATCAAAATAGCGACGGAAGCGATAATATCTGTTGAGTTATTTAAACCATCTGCTTTCAGCGCTTCGGAATTGCCGATCCAGCCGACGGTCAGCTTTACTGCGGAAAGGAATAAGTAGGCTGCGATGCTGATCCATGCACCGCGTTCCCCTTTTTTTAAATCTTCATATGCTGTTTCCACCTGTGGTTCCTCCAGAAAAGTTAGTGTTTATACTATACCAGCCCTCATTCGGGTGGGTCTACGGCAACATGATTGCCGCTGGCTTAACAAGTTGCCCTCGTACTACAATTGTTCTTTTTCGCAAAAAAGAGAGTCAATTGCAAAACAACGGGGAAAAGAAAAAAGAATAACAAATAGGTGGTGAAAACAATGGAAACATTCAGCAGCCTGCACCCCGCGCTGCAGGCGTTAGCCGGCGGCATGATCAGCTGGGGAATGACAGCGCTTGGTGCAGCGGTCGTGTTTTTCTTTCGTAATATTAAAGAATCCATCATGAAAATGATGTTAGGATTTGCAGCGGGTGTGATGATTGCCGCTTCTTTTTGGTCGCTGCTGGCACCAGCCATTGAATTCAGCGAAAAAAGCGGACAGATTGCCTGGCTGCCGCCAGTAATCGGCTTTCTGCTGGGCGGCGTTTTTATTCGTCTGCTTGATGTCGTTGTGCCGCATGTGCATATCGGGCGGGAAAAAGGAGAAGGCCCGTCTACACAATTGAAAAAAACGACGCTCTTATTTTTAGCGATTACGCTTCATAATATTCCAGAAGGGCTTGCCATTGGTGTGGCATTTGGAGCGGCTTCGCTGAATATGGATGGAGCCACTATAGCGGCTGCTCTGGCGCTTGCTTTTGGAATCGGCATTCAGAATATGCCAGAAGGAGCGGCGGTATCAGTACCGCTTCGCGGAGAAGGAATGTCACGGATGAAAGCATTTAACTACGGACAGGCTTCGGCGCTCGTTGAGCCGATTTCAGCTGTGATTGGAGCGGCGGCGGTCCTGTTTATTCAGCCTATTTTGCCCTACGCCCTTGCTTTTGCTGCAGGAGCCATGATTTTTGTCGTGGTCGAAGAGCTGATTCCGGAAGCAGAATCCTCGCGCAACACAGACCTTGCCACAATGGGTGTTATGGTCGGCTTTGCCCTGATGATGGTGCTCGATGTCGCGCTCGGATAATAAGAAAGCGGAAGGTACCTGGTTATCAGCGACAAACATAAGGAGCTGACTATAAAGAGTAAAGGCTAAAACGCAGCATCCTGCTGCAACGCCTTTGTGACTCACATTTTGTGAGCCTTCGAGCTGATGGTGCCTGGAGCTGGATAAGGTCCGTACCTGATAACGATAAAAGAAAAAACAGCCCTATTCTCAGTGGAGAACAGGGGCTGTTTTTTTTCTTTTTAGCTCATAAAAAATAATCAGGCTTAAGCCGGGCAAATAAATAGAAGGTTTTCGTTCCACATTTTCGTCTGTCAACGGTGATTCCTCCTCGTCCGAGCAAGTTCATACGTTTAGTATGAACTTGCGGAGAAGGATTGTCAGCGAGTCTGTTAGAATTCCTTCCAAACAATTTAAACCGCTTCTTCAGCTGCTTCACTGCGTTTATTCGCCAGCCGCCAGTATAAATGATGCTGCTCACCATGTATGGTCACATGAATCCGAAATTCATTAGGATCAAGCCGTATATGATGCTCGCGTGCCCATGCCAAAATAGACCGAAATCCGTTTTTCACATCTTTCTCTTGTCCGTCAAGCTCAAGTAAGGCATAGGAACCAGCCGGAATCGTTAAACTCGACATGCCGGACGGAATAATGTCGATATGGCTCACTTCCATGG from Domibacillus sp. DTU_2020_1001157_1_SI_ALB_TIR_016 encodes:
- a CDS encoding NAD(P)H-dependent oxidoreductase: MLGLNRKLMQLEKEGKEIKVGLIGCGQMGRGMISQIESMKGMRVAATADLKTDIIQNAYMTAGVEPQHIVTTTEIETAEKALRENKVVATTDVSMVIALPGIDVIVDATGIPNLGAEIAWKTIMNKKHIVMLNVEADITVGPLLHQMAEASSVVYTGSAGDEPGCIMELYDFADALGFDIVALGKGKNNPLNYEANPDSAAAEAKEKGSSPKMLASFQDGTKTMVEMNAVANATGFLPDKPGMHGPEGTVKELPDIFRLQEEGGILKSKKIVDYVNGVAPGVFAIISSEKEEVNHEMQYLKMGPGPNYILFRPYHLTSLETPLSVARAYLNQSATIAPWHGLQAETVATAKKDLQPGDRLDGIGGFTVYGTLYSQEESKAANAFPIGLVDPNVVLKRAVKKGDILTYDDIEQERESTIWKLRSLQAQSF
- a CDS encoding bh protein, with the protein product MKISEMEAGLYCTRCHDETIHRVVYVNNKIQSIECEECHRLTGMKIDAKKELYKEMYDRISTKPSRMTQEYKQDLSKFVSGMPLRVISKPYRLIKYVNETRKVLKQSKHS
- a CDS encoding cation diffusion facilitator family transporter — its product is METAYEDLKKGERGAWISIAAYLFLSAVKLTVGWIGNSEALKADGLNNSTDIIASVAILIGLRIARRPPDENHRYGHFRAETVASLLAAFIMASVAIQVLLTAGQSLFQANHEAPDMFTAWTALGAALVMYGVYLYNRRLAQKINSQSILAAAHDNRSDALVSVGAFVGIIGSRLGLGWLDTLTAFVVGLIILKTAWDIFSDASLALTDAFDLDELKGMQKTVEKVPGVRGVPSIKARSHGNITLVDVVLLVDPGLNVIESHDITEYVEEALLQEHGIRLTHIHIEPDGHK
- a CDS encoding ZIP family metal transporter → METFSSLHPALQALAGGMISWGMTALGAAVVFFFRNIKESIMKMMLGFAAGVMIAASFWSLLAPAIEFSEKSGQIAWLPPVIGFLLGGVFIRLLDVVVPHVHIGREKGEGPSTQLKKTTLLFLAITLHNIPEGLAIGVAFGAASLNMDGATIAAALALAFGIGIQNMPEGAAVSVPLRGEGMSRMKAFNYGQASALVEPISAVIGAAAVLFIQPILPYALAFAAGAMIFVVVEELIPEAESSRNTDLATMGVMVGFALMMVLDVALG
- a CDS encoding GyrI-like domain-containing protein, with translation MNPKLVDVRAITVVGFEMSGTEEEIAAMRPEWKKRFLETASQIPSQTDGYLMDICLKRAGQLYTHCIAMEVSHIDIIPSGMSSLTIPAGSYALLELDGQEKDVKNGFRSILAWAREHHIRLDPNEFRIHVTIHGEQHHLYWRLANKRSEAAEEAV